A stretch of Carya illinoinensis cultivar Pawnee chromosome 14, C.illinoinensisPawnee_v1, whole genome shotgun sequence DNA encodes these proteins:
- the LOC122295196 gene encoding protein SMAX1-LIKE 3-like — protein MRSGLCSIPQGLTAEATSMVKQAVSFAKRRGHAQVTPLHVASAMLASSAGLLRRACLQSHSHPLQCKALELCFNVALNRLPASAPSPLLSHHYLNPALSNALVAAFKRAQAHQRRGSIENQQQPILALKIELEQLIISILDDPSVSRVMREAGFSSTQVKNRVEQAVSLEICSQKQSPSISTSQSKESNMPLVLGTNVHVSPYDFSQFKVPLGKSFDQGRSEEVMSVLNELSNKRKRNTVIVGECLATAEGVFRGVMDKFERGNVPGELSFAKFISLPLFSLRNSSKEDVEQKLAELGCLVKTYINRGVLLYLGDLKCIAEFWSTSGEERRNYYCPLEHIIMGLKELVCGIGETHGKLRLFAIATFQTYMRCKTGYPSLETIWELHPLSIPVGSLSLTLSLQSNLEVDQFRSKVSNNAPGLQLPETGFDKRLSCCTDCVDKFKREAQSIASEFCNTKTTTISTSSSLPSWLQQDKEDRRKDTSNHDQECVTVRDLCKKWNQFCSSGHKNPGFPDKTLTFTSSLPSSTSVSSYERNPDLYQTHLNWPITFEPKQSPKEQQFWISETSDGGDESSLRVFMPGRNDPKPELLSNPNSSPNSASSSEVMEDMVGLHMLRELNAENLKILCDALEKKACWQKDIIPEIATTILQCRSGMRMRKDNLQYRSKRKEETWLCFSGVDNDGKEKVARELAKLVFGSQSNFVSICFSSFSSTRADSTEEPKRKRMRDDLSSSYLEKFGEAVNENPHRVFFMEDIEQIDYCSQKGIKQAIESGRITLPSGDTVPLMDAIIIFSCESFSSESRVCSPPKRQKHADNNEKNNEDDMQEKSQCLPLDLNIAITEDMNGDNDGYPVCGIGILESVDRHVTFRIQQL, from the exons ATGAGATCGGGTCTTTGCAGTATACCGCAGGGCCTAACTGCTGAGGCAACAAGCATGGTGAAACAAGCGGTTAGCTTTGCTAAACGCCGGGGCCATGCCCAAGTGACTCCTCTCCATGTTGCCAGCGCTATGCTTGCATCCTCTGCTGGTCTTCTGCGAAGGGCTTGCCTTCAATCCCATTCTCACCCCCTTCAATGCAAGGCCCTAGAGCTTTGCTTCAATGTTGCGCTCAACCGACTTCCTGCCTCCGCTCCAAGCCCCCTTTTAAGCCATCACTACCTCAACCCTGCCCTCTCCAATGCCTTGGTTGCAGCATTTAAGCGTGCCCAGGCTCACCAACGTCGTGGCTCTATTGAAAACCAGCAACAACCTATTTTAGCTCTTAAGATAGAGTTGGAACAGCTCATAATTTCTATTTTAGATGACCCAAGTGTTAGCAGAGTCATGCGAGAGGCTGGTTTTTCGAGCACCCAAGTGAAAAATAGGGTAGAACAAGCTGTTTCTTTGGAGATATGTTCTCAAAAGCAAAGCCCTTCTATTAGTACTAGCCAGTCCAAGGAAAGCAACATGCCTCTAGTTCTTGGTACTAATGTGCATGTGTCCCCGTATGATTTTAGTCAGTTCAAAGTGCCACTAGGTAAATCCTTCGATCAAGGTAGGAGTGAAGAAGTCATGAGTGTCTTGAATGAATtgtcaaacaaaagaaaaagaaacactgTTATTGTAGGAGAGTGTCTGGCTACAGCTGAGGGCGTGTTTAGGGGAGTGATGGACAAGTTTGAAAGAGGAAATGTTCCCGGGGAGTTAAGCTTTGCGAAATTCATTAGtcttcctctcttctctctGAGGAACTCCTCCAAGGAGGACGTCGAGCAGAAGCTAGCGGAGCTAGGTTGCCTTGTGAAGACCTATATTAATAGAGGGGTTCTCTTGTACTTGGGAGATCTCAAATGTATTGCTGAGTTTTGGTCAACTTCTGGCGAAGAAAGGAGAAACTACTACTGTCCTTTGGAGCACATAATCATGGGGCTTAAAGAATTGGTGTGTGGAATTGGGGAAACTCATGGAAAATTGCGGCTCTTTGCGATTGCCACTTTTCAGACTTACATGAGATGTAAAACAGGTTACCCTTCTCTAGAGACTATTTGGGAGCTTCATCCTCTTAGCATCCCGGTTGGAAGCTTGAGCTTAACTCTCAGCCTTCAAAG TAATTTGGAAGTTGATCAGTTCAGAAGCAAGGTATCCAACAATGCGCCCGGTTTGCAACTGCCTGAAACTGGATTCGATAAGCGACTAAGCTGCTGTACGGATTGCGTGGACAAGTTCAAGAGAGAAGCTCAAAGCATAGCAAGTGAATTTTGTAACACGAAGACCACCACCATTTCCACCAGCTCAAGCTTGCCTTCATGGCTCCAACAGGATAAGGAAGACAGGAGAAAAGACACTTCGAATCATGATCAG GAATGTGTCACCGTTAGGGATCTGTGCAAGAAATGGAACCAGTTCTGCAGTTCAGGCCATAAGAATCCCGGTTTTCCTGACAAAACCCTCACTTTTACTTCCTCGCTTCCTTCCTCCACATCAGTCTCTTCATACGAGCGCAACCCTGACTTGTATCAGACCCACTTGAATTGGCCTATCACCTTCGAACCTAAACAGAGTCCAAAAGAACAGCAGTTTTGGATATCTGAAACCAGTGATGGAGGCGATGAAAGCAGTTTGAGAGTGTTCATGCCAGGGAGAAATGACCCTAAACCAGAGCTTCTGTCTAATCCAAATTCTAGCCCTAACTCAGCTTCTTCGAGTGAGGTAATGGAAGATATGGTTGGCCTTCATATGTTAAGAGAACTTAATGCCGAGAACTTGAAGATACTATGCGATGCACTGGAGAAAAAAGCATGTTGGCAGAAAGACATTATTCCTGAGATTGCAACAACTATCCTTCAGTGCAGGTCTGGAATGAGAATGAGGAAAGACAATTTGCAGTACAGATCAAAGAGGAAAGAAGAAACTTGGCTATGCTTTTCAGGTGTTGATAATGATGGCAAGGAAAAGGTTGCAAGAGAGCTAGCTAAACTTGTTTTTGGTTCTCAAAGCAACTTTGTTTCAATTTGCTTCAGCAGCTTCTCTTCAACAAGGGCTGATTCAACTGAAGAacccaaaaggaaaagaatgagAGACGATCTTAGTTCCAGCTATCTTGAGAAATTTGGCGAAGCGGTGAATGAGAATCCTCACCGTGTGTTCTTCATGGAAGACATAGAGCAAATTGATTACTGTTCTCAAAAGGGTATAAAGCAAGCAATTGAAAGTGGAAGAATTACTCTTCCTAGCGGCGATACTGTTCCTCTCATGGACGCCATTATCATATTCAGTTGTGAAAGTTTCAGTTCTGAGTCCAGAGTCTGTTCTCCTCCTAAAAGGCAAAAACATGCcgataataatgaaaaaaacaatGAAGATGACATGCAGGAGAAAAGCCAATGTCTCCCACTCGATCTGAATATTGCCATTACAGAAGACATGAATGGAGACAATGATGGATATCCAGTTTGTGGCATTGGGATTCTGGAATCTGTGGATAGGCATGTTACTTTCAGAATTCAACAGTTGTGA